The nucleotide window TCGCCGCTGACGGTAAGCAGGTTTTCGCGGGAGCCGACCACGTACGAACCATCGGCGAAGACCAGCAGACGGGCGCTGGTGCCGTCGATCTTCTCAGTAGCGGTCAGGGACTGGCTGAACAGGGCCGGGGTAGTGAAGTCGGCGGTGAGGCGGCCCCGGTCGCCCAGGGCATGGAGCGTGAGAATAGAAGGATACTTGGTAAGCGTATTCAGCTGGGCCAGGGAGCGGGCCGCCGCAGTGCGGGCGTGGCTTTCGGTGGAGTGTAGCATAGGTGTATGGATTAACGGGGTGAAGCTACTGAAAAAAGACACCGGCCAGCTGGTGCGGTAGGCGCTCAAAGAGGCAGCGGAGTTGATTGACTGCGAGCGTCAAGGCGTACTGGCGCAGGGGTATTTAAGCTTTGCGTCAGGCAATTGGATGCAGCCCGAAAAAGCCGCTTCCTACCTGGGGCCTATTTTTTGCGAGCATACTTTTATACCCTTGATAATCAGCGCAAAATAACACCTCACAACCAACTCAATCCCTAGGCTATGCGGCCATAAATGCGTAAATTATAGCATGTAGCGGCCTGGTAAAATGGTCGTATTTTCTTACCCTAAACCCTGCTTGCATGTCCCAACAGACGCCCTTATCTACCGTGTACAATTTGCTGATCCTGGACGAAAGCGGCTCGATGGAAGTCGTGCGCGAGGCCACCATCCGGGGCTTTAATGAACTGGTGCAGTCGGTGCAGGGGCTGGCCCGGGAGCTGCCCGACAAAAAGCAGGTGGTGAACCTGACGACGTTTAACGGGGCTGGCATCCGCGAGAAGCTGTTTCTGCAGGAGGCCAGCGCACTCCACCCGCTTACGCTGGCCGACTACCGCCCGGACTCGATGACCCCGTTACACGATGCCATTGGCCAAAGCGTAACCAAGCTGCGCAATGTCTTGACTACGACCGGGGCGACGGACTACCAGGTGTTGGTAACCGTGCTCACGGACGGGGAAGAAAATGCCTCGAAGGAGTTTACCCGGCCAGTTATCCGCCAGCTGATTGAGCAGCTTAAGGACCAGGGCTGGACGTTCACCTACATTGGGGCCAACCACGACGTGGAGCAAGCCGCCGGGGCCCTGGCTATTGACAACAAGCTCTCCTTTAACCAGAACGAGGCCGCCATGGAGGTAATGTTTGCCCGGGAGCGGGTGGCTCGCCGCAGCTACAACCTGAAGTCGAAAGATGAGCTACTAGCGGGTCGGTTTAAGGCGGACTACTTCGATGATGATGAGCCGGCCCGCCCCACGCCTGCCGCCGATGAGCCCCGGACGTAACCGGCAGCAACAGATTAAAGGAATTGCTAACCGCCCCTGTCGCATTGCCCCTAACAAAGGCGAATGCGACAGGGGCGGTTCTGTTTATCAGCCCGTCAGGCAGCAATGCCGGACAAGGGCTGGTGGCAGAGCAGCTTGCTTTGGGGACACCATTCACGGGCGGTGTATTGCTCGGCATGCGCCCGCAACAGACGGGTGTACTTTTTGCGGCCCTGCTCGATAAGGCTGGGAATGGTAGTCAGCTCCACGCGCCATACTTGGTGCGGGGGCTTCTTTTGCACGCCGATGATGAGGAAACGGGTGGCGCCCAGCGCATCGAGGTAGAAAGCGGCCTGGCGGTCGTAGTCGTACTGCTCGATAGTGGTCAGGAAGTGAGACAGGTCGCGGCAGCTGGTAGTTTTGAAGTCGATGAGCGTGAGGCGGCGGCCTGCGGGGCTGCGCACGAGCAGATCGGGGCGCACCTTCACCGGCACACTGGTGGCGGTGTGCACGGCGGTGTGGGTCAGCTCGGCCTGGCCCCGATATAGCAGGTCGCGGCAGTAGCGGTTGCGGCGCACGAGGCGGGCCAACTGCTCCAGCTGCTCCCAGGGGCACTTGTCGGCGGTGCGGGCGTAGGTGGCGGGCTCCAGGGTGGCGGCGTGGAAAGCGGTACCGTAGATCAGAGCGGCGGGGCTGGGAGTGCGCAGCTGACCGAGTACCTGGGCTTTGAGGTTGGAAAGGTCCGTGTTGCTGACGTGGGGCAACTCGCGGTGCTGGGCCTGGGTCAGGTGGGGGAAGGTTTGGACGTTGTGGAACATAGGTCTTAGGGTCTTGGGGTATCTGTTGACGGGCTGGTGCGGCGGGCTTTCAGCAGACGAGGGCCAAGCGTTGTTCTTCGCCGGCGCGGTGCAGCCAGATGTGGGCCCCGCCGCAACCGACTTTGTAGGCCGGGAGCGGGAACAGTTCGCGCACGGCTGGGGCCAGGCCGCGCAAGTCAGGCAAGGGATTGACAGCTTCGATGAGTTGGGCCAGGCGGGCGAGTTGGGCGGCTTCGGCTTCGTCGCGGGCGGGCTGGGGCACAACCAGCTGCGGAATCTCAAGGGCGGAAGCCATAGGGCAGGCAGTAAGTGGCCGGGTGGCCCCCTACCCTCATGGGCGGGGGCCGGTGGGCTCAGGCAGCTTGTTGAGTTTCTGATTCGAGAGCCTCGGCGGGCAGTTCCGGGGCGGGCACCGTGTAGCCGTGGCTGATGCGCAGGTCGGCGGTGCTGGTGCAGGTTTCCTGACGCCAGATGGCAAAGTCGCGGGCGAAGTCGCGCCGGGCGGCCACCTCGGCCGGGTCGGCGGGCTCGTAGCTGAACTGAGCAATGTAGTAGGTGGCCTTTTTGCCGTCCTTGGTCGTCTCCTTCTTCTCGGCCTGCACTTTCACTACCACGTCAGCCAGCGTGAGGTCGTCATAAAACAGGGGCTCAATCAGCCGATAGAGGTTTTCGACGCTGTAGCCGTGAAAGAGAACGGCACAAACAGCGCCTTTGTCGTCGGCAAAAAACAGTTCGGCCCAGAGCTTGCGGCCCATGTTCAGAATATCGTCCTGGAACACGCGCCAGGCCAGCGGGATGAAGCTCAGGGAGCTGCCCAGTGGGGTGATACCGCTGATGTTGAACTGCCCAGCCTTGGCATCGAAACGCACCTGACGGGGGTGACCGGGCAGGTAGCGGAAGCGCGGCACCTGGGTGACTTCGCCGGTGGCCTCGTCTACTTTATCGAGGAGGTAGGCCGGGGCGGCGGCAAGAGCCATAGCCTCGGAAACGGCAGGGGCTGCAGGCGCTTCTACAACCGGGGCTTTAGGAGTTTTGGTGGCAGTAGCCATAATAAAGGTGGGGTATGAGGTGAAAAAAAATGGGCCAGTCGGCGGCCGGGCCCTTCGCCGAATTAGAGTTGGGGTTGCCAGAAGGCAGCGTTTCGGATGGCGCTCTGCATAGCCAGAAAGCGGCTCAGGCTTTCGCCCATGTGCGGGTTGGAGCGGTGCGGTACATGCGGCACGCGGGTCTGCCAATCCCAGCGCCACCACGGGGCGGGCTGCCGGCAGACGTAGGCGCGGAAATCGGGGGCCAGCTGCTTGCTCATGGCCTAGCGAAACTGCTGGTCGTGGCACAGAATCACGCGGCCGACGATGCTGTCCTGGCCACGGGCGGCGGGCTGGTACTGATACCAGAGGTAGGTGGCCAGTAGGTTGAGGTAGCAGGGCTGGCGGAGCTTGCTCTCGCCGTCGATTATGAGGATCAGGTCATCTGAGAGGCGCACCACATCCACCGTCTGGCAGTTGAGCAGCTCGTATAGTTCGGGCAGCTTGAAGCAGTGACCGTTGCGGGGGCTGACCGGCTGCGGGTCGGCGCTGTGGGGGTCGAGCAGATGGGGCTGGTAATGGGTAGTCGTTGCGGGCATGATGCTGGAGAGTAGTGGCCCACGCCTAGGCGGCGCGGGCCGGTGAATAGCTTATTTCAGATCCCACGGATGCGGATGGTAGTCATCGGCCGGCATGGGGAGCAGGCCATAGTGGTCGGCGGGCCTAAGGCGGGGAGCATTGAAGCGGGTGGCGGCGGCTGTGGCGGCTTCCTGCGTGGCGTAGCGGCCAGGGGCGGGCTGCTGCTGGTAGAGGCCGGGGGCGCCCGGTTGGGCCACGTCGCGCACCACGGCCCAGCCGGGGCCGCTGGCATACAGGCAGGCCGCATACCAACGGCCTGCCTGCGGAGCGGATGCCATGCTCACGGCTGGGGCACCTGTACCGCCAGCTGGGCGGCCTCGGCGTGGGCCTGCCGGCTGGTGGTGTGCGCCTGGAACTCGCCGGCGGTATCAATGCCCCGGCTGGTGGGATTGAAGCGGCGCACGGTGTAGAGGCGGGGGCTGCAGTCATCAAACTGCTCCGAGGTGACGAAGTAGATACCGCCGGGGCCCTGATGGACTTTCTCGCTCACACGGGAGTGGAAAAAGCGCATGCTGTCCGGGCTGAAGAAATAGCCGCCGTGGTTGTGATTAGCGGCTTTGATTAGGGCTAGGCTGTAGATGACTGACATAGTGTAGGGGAAGGATTAGCGGTAGGTGGCACGAAGCCGCTGGAGCTGCTCACCGGCCGGACTGGCGTGGAATGCTTCGGCGGCGGCCTTGTAAGCGGCGCGGGCTTCCCGCAGGCGTACAATGGCGGCCCGGATGCGGGCGAAGCGGGCCGGCTGGCGGGGATACTCGTCGCGCATGGCGTGCAGGTCCGCGCGGGCATCAAACATGACCGACTGCGTGCGGGCCAGTTGGCGGCGCACTTCCAGCACGGACGCCGGGGCCGCCCCCGCTGCGGGGGCGGCTGGCAGAAGCACGGCCGCGCTATGCACGGCGCAGCAGCAGCTGGGTGGCACGATGACGACGGCAGCGAACGGCAAAGCCGGGCCGGCGCAGCGGAGCCCCGGCCAACTGGCTGGCGGCGGCGCTGAGCACCTGTGCGGCGTGGGCCACGGCCACGGCGGCCAGCAGGCTGGGCATGGGCCGGGAGGCCGCAAAAGCGTCCACGGCGCGGGCAATGGCCTCAAATGGACACGGCCCCTCCCCGAGGTGGCAGGCCGCCCCAACGTGGTAAGAAGCGCTGTAGCGGGTGGCGGCGTAGCCATCTGGGGCTACGTAGTGGCTGATGGTGGCAAAGTGGCAAACGGCAGGGCCTGACCAGGCGGCAGCAACAAGCTGCGAAAACTGCAAAGCGGTGAACATGGGCTGTAGATGTTAGCCGTGTGGTGCGCTGCCGTGGCCTTTGGCGGGCGCGAAACGTCCGGGCCTCTCCCGAACTACTATCTAAATATACGAATTATTTCTACAATAGTGCACATTAAGATAGTATATATTTTCACTATTGTGCATAAAAAGAGGTAAAAAATTGCGTATATTTATATATGGGAAATATGCAAAAAGTAGTAGCAGTGGTGGGCAGCCGGGGGCTGACACACCTGCCCGCACTGGTGGCCCGGCTGACTGAGCTGCGGGCCCTGGGGCAGCTGGACCAGGTGGTGAGTGGAGGCGCGGCCGGCGCGGACAGCCTAGCGGCCAAATGGTGCCGCGCCCACGGGGTGCCGCTGCTGGAGCTGCGCCCGGACTACGCCGCCCACGGCCCCGCTGCCCCCCATGTGCGCAATGCCGAAATAGTGCGCCGGGCCAGCCTAGTGCTGGTGTGCTGGGACGGCCGGAGCAAGGGCACGCTGAGTGCCGCCAGAGCTGCCGCCCGCCTGGGCCGGCGCTGCGAGTGGCTGGCCGCCCCGCCCCTGGCTACCAGCCTGGGGCTGTAGCCGGGGGCAGGCCACCCCGCTGAGGCCGCCGCCACAACACCCCTGGATGCCTCGGCCGGGGGCTTGGGGGCGGCCCGAGGGCCCCAATAGACCCGCCCGAAGGGCTCCTTGTGAGGCGGTAGCAGCCTTTTTCGGGCTGCGGTAGCCGAGGCAATGCAGAGCGGAGCGGAGCATGAGGCGGGGGTTTGGGGGCC belongs to Hymenobacter sp. J193 and includes:
- a CDS encoding DUF2493 domain-containing protein codes for the protein MQKVVAVVGSRGLTHLPALVARLTELRALGQLDQVVSGGAAGADSLAAKWCRAHGVPLLELRPDYAAHGPAAPHVRNAEIVRRASLVLVCWDGRSKGTLSAARAAARLGRRCEWLAAPPLATSLGL
- a CDS encoding PD-(D/E)XK nuclease-like domain-containing protein, giving the protein MFHNVQTFPHLTQAQHRELPHVSNTDLSNLKAQVLGQLRTPSPAALIYGTAFHAATLEPATYARTADKCPWEQLEQLARLVRRNRYCRDLLYRGQAELTHTAVHTATSVPVKVRPDLLVRSPAGRRLTLIDFKTTSCRDLSHFLTTIEQYDYDRQAAFYLDALGATRFLIIGVQKKPPHQVWRVELTTIPSLIEQGRKKYTRLLRAHAEQYTAREWCPQSKLLCHQPLSGIAA
- a CDS encoding vWA domain-containing protein, which codes for MSQQTPLSTVYNLLILDESGSMEVVREATIRGFNELVQSVQGLARELPDKKQVVNLTTFNGAGIREKLFLQEASALHPLTLADYRPDSMTPLHDAIGQSVTKLRNVLTTTGATDYQVLVTVLTDGEENASKEFTRPVIRQLIEQLKDQGWTFTYIGANHDVEQAAGALAIDNKLSFNQNEAAMEVMFARERVARRSYNLKSKDELLAGRFKADYFDDDEPARPTPAADEPRT